Proteins co-encoded in one Bremerella sp. TYQ1 genomic window:
- the argB gene encoding acetylglutamate kinase, protein MKEAIEKADVLIEALGWIRRFRNKVTVIKLGGSVMENPDALRHCLIDIVFMETVGMRPVVIHGGGAAISRAMAEAKIEPNFIQGRRYTDDATLKIVEEVLAGKVCSHITQEIEDIGGRAMSLNLDPQCVLFGERMTLPGEDGKPIDLGHVGTVTEVDRATIENLCYAGQVPIIPSMCIDQSTGQKLNVNADTAANAVAEALGAEKLVFLSDVNGVRTDKDDPDTLVHSLNREKAEAMIKSGQIAAGMIPKVEACLETLSRGVSKIHIIDGRLRHSLLLEIYTNTGVGTEIVL, encoded by the coding sequence TTGAAAGAAGCCATCGAAAAAGCGGACGTCCTGATTGAAGCCTTAGGATGGATCCGCCGCTTTCGCAATAAAGTCACCGTCATCAAGTTGGGCGGTAGCGTCATGGAAAACCCCGACGCGCTGCGGCACTGTTTGATTGACATCGTTTTCATGGAAACAGTCGGCATGCGGCCGGTGGTGATCCATGGCGGCGGAGCTGCCATCAGTCGGGCGATGGCGGAAGCGAAGATCGAGCCGAACTTCATTCAAGGACGCCGCTATACCGACGATGCGACGTTGAAGATTGTCGAAGAAGTGCTTGCCGGCAAAGTCTGTAGCCACATCACACAAGAGATCGAAGACATCGGCGGTCGCGCGATGAGCTTGAACCTCGATCCGCAGTGCGTGCTGTTCGGCGAAAGGATGACGCTCCCTGGTGAAGATGGCAAGCCAATCGATCTCGGCCACGTCGGCACGGTGACCGAAGTGGATCGAGCCACAATCGAAAACTTGTGTTATGCCGGCCAGGTTCCAATCATCCCTAGCATGTGCATCGATCAAAGCACCGGGCAGAAGCTGAACGTCAACGCGGACACCGCCGCCAACGCTGTCGCAGAAGCCTTGGGGGCTGAGAAGCTGGTCTTCTTGTCGGACGTCAACGGCGTGCGCACCGACAAGGACGATCCCGACACGCTCGTGCATTCGCTCAACCGTGAAAAAGCGGAAGCGATGATCAAGTCAGGCCAAATCGCAGCCGGCATGATTCCGAAGGTGGAAGCTTGCTTGGAAACGCTCTCGCGTGGTGTGAGCAAGATTCACATCATCGACGGGCGTTTGCGTCACTCGTTGCTGTTGGAAATTTACACGAATACCGGGGTAGGAACGGAAATCGTTCTTTAA
- the argF gene encoding ornithine carbamoyltransferase — protein MRHFLSLFDVSDDELKRIFELGHQLKARLKSGVREPVLQGKVAGLLFEKPSLRTRVSFEAGMAQLGGSSLFLGEDVGWGKREAPQDFSRVIGQYLDVIICRAKGHEKVETLAKYANTVIINGLTDLCHPCQALADLMTIHEEFGKLEGQKLTFVGDGNNVSRSLALACAKMGMTFTLAAPKGYEIEQEFIDRVLKHVPDAKIEQTNDPFEAVDGACAVYTDVWASMGQEAEQAKREKDFAAFQVNSKLMDAAEKGAIFLHCLPAKRGQEVTDEVMDCPTSRIVEEAGNRMHAQKGLLVWLLTEAVDKIQVD, from the coding sequence ATGCGACACTTCTTGAGCCTATTTGACGTTTCCGATGACGAACTAAAACGAATCTTCGAGCTTGGGCATCAGCTCAAAGCACGTTTGAAGTCGGGCGTCCGCGAGCCAGTCCTTCAAGGCAAAGTGGCAGGGCTGTTGTTTGAGAAGCCATCGCTACGAACACGCGTCAGCTTTGAAGCCGGCATGGCTCAGCTAGGGGGCAGCAGTTTGTTTCTCGGCGAAGATGTTGGCTGGGGAAAGCGAGAGGCTCCGCAAGATTTCAGTCGCGTGATCGGTCAGTATCTCGACGTGATTATCTGTCGAGCCAAGGGGCACGAAAAAGTTGAAACGCTGGCCAAGTACGCCAATACGGTGATCATCAATGGCTTGACCGACTTGTGCCATCCTTGCCAGGCATTGGCCGACTTGATGACGATTCATGAAGAGTTCGGCAAGCTGGAAGGTCAGAAGCTGACGTTCGTGGGTGATGGAAACAATGTCTCTCGTAGTCTCGCGTTGGCGTGTGCCAAGATGGGCATGACGTTCACTCTCGCAGCTCCGAAGGGATACGAGATCGAACAGGAATTCATCGATCGAGTTCTGAAGCATGTCCCCGATGCAAAGATCGAACAGACGAACGATCCGTTTGAAGCTGTGGATGGAGCGTGTGCGGTTTACACCGATGTTTGGGCCAGCATGGGGCAGGAAGCGGAGCAAGCCAAACGCGAAAAAGACTTCGCTGCGTTCCAAGTAAACAGTAAGTTGATGGATGCTGCCGAGAAGGGAGCCATCTTCCTGCACTGCCTGCCAGCGAAGCGTGGCCAGGAAGTTACTGACGAAGTGATGGATTGCCCGACGAGCCGCATCGTTGAAGAAGCTGGTAACCGAATGCATGCCCAAAAGGGATTGTTGGTTTGGCTTTTGACGGAAGCGGTCGACAAGATCCAAGTCGACTAA
- a CDS encoding aspartate aminotransferase family protein encodes MSTTDASAGTEPLSSADTVSMFEKYVVPNYVRYPVNLVRGEGSKIWDAEGNEYLDLFPGWGCNLLGHCPDMVVAAVQDQVAKLIHVPNTWHMDVQGEWAKMLSDRSFGGQAFFCNSGAEANEAAIKLARLHTPDEKYKIITFLGGFHGRTYGAVTATAQPKYHQGIGPMMAGFSYAPHGDLEAVRDLVDEHTCAIMIEPIQGEGGVKLPPEGFLQGLRKIADENNLLLIFDEVQTGCGRTGEWFGYQHFGVQPDILTLAKSLCGGVAGGALLATNEIAASLKPGMHAATFGGNPLAARAGIAAIQQIERDNLLEKAKQVSEIFRQRLTALKEECDLIQEVRICGMMIGLELSVDGAPAVKACLEKHLLINCTQGRVIRLLPAMNISEEEVHRGCDILADVLKNLPTTAE; translated from the coding sequence ATGTCGACGACCGATGCTTCTGCCGGAACCGAGCCTTTGAGCTCTGCGGACACCGTTTCCATGTTCGAAAAGTATGTGGTGCCTAACTACGTACGTTATCCGGTCAACTTGGTCCGCGGCGAAGGCTCCAAGATCTGGGATGCCGAAGGTAACGAGTATCTCGACCTGTTTCCTGGTTGGGGCTGTAACTTGCTTGGGCATTGTCCCGACATGGTCGTTGCTGCCGTGCAGGATCAAGTGGCCAAGCTGATCCACGTCCCCAACACTTGGCATATGGATGTCCAAGGGGAATGGGCGAAGATGCTGTCCGACCGTAGCTTTGGTGGGCAGGCCTTTTTCTGCAACAGTGGTGCCGAAGCAAACGAAGCGGCAATCAAACTGGCTCGTCTGCACACGCCAGACGAGAAGTACAAAATCATCACGTTCCTGGGTGGCTTTCATGGTCGAACCTATGGAGCGGTAACAGCGACGGCTCAGCCAAAATACCACCAAGGGATCGGCCCGATGATGGCCGGCTTCAGTTATGCCCCGCACGGCGATCTGGAAGCAGTCCGGGATTTAGTCGACGAGCATACGTGCGCCATCATGATCGAGCCCATCCAAGGCGAAGGTGGCGTCAAGCTTCCGCCGGAAGGGTTCCTGCAAGGCCTACGGAAGATCGCCGATGAGAACAACTTGCTGCTGATCTTCGATGAAGTCCAAACCGGCTGCGGTCGAACCGGCGAGTGGTTCGGTTATCAGCATTTCGGCGTTCAGCCCGATATTTTGACGCTTGCCAAAAGCTTGTGTGGTGGCGTTGCCGGCGGTGCTTTGTTGGCAACGAACGAAATTGCCGCCAGCTTGAAGCCGGGGATGCATGCCGCAACGTTTGGCGGCAACCCATTGGCTGCTCGAGCAGGTATTGCCGCGATCCAGCAGATCGAACGCGACAACCTTCTGGAGAAAGCGAAGCAGGTCAGCGAGATTTTCCGACAACGCTTAACCGCATTGAAGGAAGAGTGCGATCTGATTCAGGAAGTTCGAATCTGCGGAATGATGATTGGCCTGGAACTCTCGGTCGATGGCGCACCTGCAGTGAAAGCTTGCCTCGAAAAACATCTTCTCATCAATTGCACGCAGGGACGAGTCATTCGTCTGTTGCCGGCGATGAACATCAGCGAAGAAGAAGTTCATCGCGGATGCGACATCCTGGCCGACGTGCTGAAAAACCTGCCCACGACGGCAGAATAG